From Draconibacterium halophilum, one genomic window encodes:
- a CDS encoding phosphatase PAP2 family protein has product MKNHSIFITTILVAAMLLLSIHGMASNKNYPKGISLLTTETTPNFAFHNDSIHRIDFKYVDKKRGIKPFVAPSLLIAGGTVLHFSDWKYDINEWRWNHFNYTGDVDDYLRFAPIVAVYSLNVLGIKGKNNVGNQTALLGKSMLLTTLITKGLKSTLDVERPTGDSGSMPSGHTSIVFAAAQWMHREYGEQSLWYSVGAYACATTTAVMRVSKGGHWASDVLVGAGIGMISTELIYLTHQYKWDREHLKNLDIFPFKTGRQKGLALVYTF; this is encoded by the coding sequence GTGAAAAATCATTCAATATTCATTACAACTATTCTGGTGGCAGCAATGCTATTACTCTCAATACATGGGATGGCCTCCAACAAAAATTACCCGAAAGGGATTTCTCTGCTGACTACCGAGACAACTCCAAACTTCGCTTTCCACAACGATTCCATTCACCGCATCGATTTTAAATATGTCGACAAAAAACGAGGCATTAAACCCTTTGTCGCCCCGTCGCTTCTGATTGCCGGGGGAACGGTTCTCCACTTTTCCGACTGGAAATACGATATCAACGAGTGGCGCTGGAATCATTTTAATTATACAGGCGATGTGGATGATTATTTACGTTTTGCCCCCATTGTTGCGGTTTACTCCTTAAATGTATTGGGGATAAAAGGAAAAAATAATGTAGGTAACCAAACTGCCCTCCTGGGAAAAAGTATGCTATTAACCACCCTAATTACCAAAGGGCTAAAAAGCACCCTGGATGTAGAGCGTCCAACGGGCGATTCGGGCTCCATGCCATCGGGACATACCTCCATCGTGTTTGCTGCTGCACAATGGATGCACCGCGAATATGGAGAGCAAAGCCTCTGGTACAGCGTAGGCGCTTATGCATGTGCAACAACGACAGCAGTCATGCGTGTATCCAAAGGCGGGCACTGGGCTTCCGATGTGCTGGTTGGTGCGGGAATTGGAATGATCTCCACCGAACTTATCTACCTTACCCATCAATACAAATGGGATCGTGAACACCTGAAAAACCTCGATATCTTTCCCTTTAAAACAGGTCGACAGAAAGGACTTGCGCTGGTTTATACCTTTTGA
- the argF gene encoding ornithine carbamoyltransferase encodes MTNNLKNKNFLKLLDFTPEEINHLLDLAASLKRAKNEGTEQPSLSGKNIALIFEKASTRTRCAFEVAAYDQGATVTYLGPSGSQIGQKETMKDTARVLGRMYDGIEYRGFAQDIVEELGEFAGVPVWNGLTNEFHPTQILADFLTMQEHSNKPLSEIKFCYLGDARNNMGNSLMVGAAKLGMDFRAAAPKACQPAEELQAECREIAAQTGGKITVTEDVATAVIDCDFLYTDVWVSMGEPDEVWQERIKLLLPYQVNKQAMELTANPDVKFLHCLPAFHNRNTKIGEQIYQKFGLEAMEVTEEVFESEASLVFDEAENRMHTIKAVMVATLA; translated from the coding sequence ATGACCAACAATTTAAAAAATAAAAACTTCCTGAAACTTCTTGATTTTACTCCTGAAGAAATAAATCATCTGCTTGACCTTGCGGCGAGTTTAAAAAGAGCCAAAAATGAAGGCACAGAACAACCTTCACTTTCCGGAAAGAACATTGCATTGATTTTTGAAAAAGCTTCCACCCGCACCCGATGCGCTTTTGAAGTAGCAGCTTACGATCAGGGGGCAACAGTTACTTACCTGGGGCCATCCGGTTCGCAAATCGGACAGAAAGAAACCATGAAAGATACAGCCCGCGTACTGGGAAGAATGTATGATGGAATTGAATACCGCGGTTTCGCGCAGGACATTGTTGAAGAACTGGGAGAATTTGCCGGCGTTCCCGTTTGGAACGGATTAACCAATGAGTTTCATCCTACGCAAATTCTGGCCGACTTCTTAACCATGCAGGAACACAGCAACAAACCGCTATCGGAAATAAAATTCTGTTATCTGGGCGATGCCCGTAACAACATGGGAAATTCCTTAATGGTAGGTGCCGCCAAACTGGGAATGGATTTCAGGGCAGCTGCACCAAAGGCTTGTCAGCCGGCAGAGGAATTACAAGCAGAATGCCGTGAAATAGCTGCTCAAACCGGCGGCAAGATTACGGTTACCGAAGACGTAGCCACCGCAGTAATAGACTGCGATTTTCTGTATACCGACGTATGGGTATCGATGGGTGAGCCCGACGAAGTATGGCAGGAACGAATAAAACTCTTGCTTCCTTACCAGGTAAATAAGCAAGCGATGGAACTTACCGCAAACCCCGATGTTAAATTCCTGCATTGTTTGCCGGCCTTCCATAACCGCAACACCAAAATTGGTGAGCAGATCTATCAAAAATTTGGATTGGAAGCCATGGAAGTCACCGAAGAGGTATTCGAAAGCGAGGCATCACTGGTATTCGACGAAGCCGAGAACCGGATGCACACCATTAAAGCTGTAATGGTTGCCACACTGGCTTAA
- a CDS encoding FtsK/SpoIIIE family DNA translocase, translating to MAFRAKKKPAKSKNKRTQKKRTSPFKSEKVFFLFGLFVLLVAAYLLISFVSFLFYGAADQSIMDSGWREFLFNTEVKAQNKGMKLGAYLSEVIMNRGFGLASFIFVYLMAITGLRILGRKTGNYLKSVLYSIICIVWFSVALGLFFNKTDAGSAIYWGGHYGFILSNWLRSLIGIVGLVFLLFISGLAIVVVRFDGVFAMLKALLKRKPKESGQDDADIDADDTSNENVEGEEAITKVIDDDDDVVKAIFESDDEDDLPLEKPEVESDDIEVAKPEEESDDDIEVIPVKKEDDLDLTVAPKHEEEESDGKKTEELEDYDPTLDLASYKFPTLDQLEDHKFGNAEVRNEELVANKNKIVETLRHYKIEITKIRATIGPTITLYEIVPAPGVRISKIKNLEDDIALSLAALGIRIIAPIPGRGTIGIEVPNQNPETVSMHSIIRSKKFQETKAELPVALGKTISNETFIFDLVKMPHILVAGATGQGKSVGINVIITSLLYKKHPSQLKFVFIDPKKVELNIYSVLEKHYLAKLPDAEEPVITDIQKVKNTLNSINVEMDARYDLLKAAQARNIKEYNKKFISRRLNPEKGHRFMPYIVVIIDEFADLIMTAGKEIELPIARIAQLARAVGIHMIIATQRPSTNIITGVIKANFPARIAFKVASMIDSRTILDSPGANQLIGRGDMLISQGSEMTRVQCAFVDTPEVEKIVEFISEQRGYPTAFLLPEYAGDEEPGPGEVDLRNRDELFDDAARIVVMNQMGSTSMIQRKFSIGYNRAGRLMDQLEAAGIVGPSEGSKARQVLLQDEYSLEQLLNSL from the coding sequence ATGGCATTTAGAGCGAAGAAAAAGCCAGCAAAATCGAAAAATAAACGTACCCAAAAAAAGCGTACATCCCCGTTTAAGAGCGAGAAAGTATTTTTCCTGTTCGGGTTGTTCGTGCTTTTGGTGGCAGCCTATCTGCTTATTTCCTTTGTATCGTTTTTGTTTTATGGTGCAGCCGATCAAAGTATTATGGATTCGGGCTGGCGGGAATTCCTTTTTAATACCGAGGTGAAAGCCCAAAATAAGGGCATGAAACTGGGAGCTTATTTGTCGGAAGTTATTATGAATCGCGGATTTGGACTCGCTTCGTTCATCTTTGTTTATTTGATGGCCATAACCGGTCTGCGAATATTGGGCAGAAAAACCGGAAATTATCTAAAAAGTGTTTTATATAGTATTATCTGCATCGTTTGGTTTTCAGTAGCACTGGGTTTATTCTTTAATAAAACCGATGCCGGATCGGCCATTTACTGGGGCGGCCATTATGGATTTATTCTTAGCAACTGGCTGCGATCGTTAATTGGTATTGTCGGACTTGTTTTTCTGTTGTTTATCTCCGGACTGGCGATTGTGGTTGTGCGTTTCGATGGTGTTTTTGCCATGTTGAAAGCGCTGTTGAAAAGAAAACCTAAAGAGTCGGGGCAGGATGATGCGGATATTGATGCGGACGACACAAGTAACGAAAACGTAGAGGGCGAAGAGGCGATAACAAAAGTAATTGACGATGACGATGATGTGGTGAAAGCCATTTTTGAATCGGACGATGAGGATGATCTGCCACTGGAAAAACCAGAGGTAGAATCGGACGATATTGAAGTGGCTAAACCGGAAGAGGAAAGTGATGACGATATTGAAGTGATTCCGGTAAAAAAAGAAGATGACCTGGATTTAACGGTGGCACCAAAGCATGAGGAAGAAGAGTCGGACGGCAAAAAGACGGAGGAACTGGAAGATTATGATCCAACGCTGGATTTGGCCAGTTACAAGTTCCCGACACTCGATCAACTGGAAGATCATAAGTTTGGCAATGCCGAAGTGAGAAATGAAGAACTGGTAGCCAATAAAAATAAAATTGTTGAAACGCTGCGTCATTATAAGATTGAGATCACAAAGATCAGGGCAACAATCGGCCCAACAATTACACTTTACGAAATTGTACCGGCACCGGGAGTACGCATTTCAAAAATTAAAAACCTGGAAGATGATATTGCATTAAGTCTGGCAGCTTTGGGAATTCGTATTATAGCACCAATTCCGGGGCGCGGAACCATCGGTATTGAAGTGCCGAACCAGAATCCTGAAACCGTGTCGATGCACTCGATAATCCGTTCGAAAAAGTTTCAGGAGACTAAAGCTGAATTGCCTGTTGCCTTGGGAAAAACCATTTCGAACGAGACTTTTATATTCGATCTGGTAAAAATGCCGCACATCCTTGTTGCCGGTGCTACCGGACAGGGTAAATCGGTAGGTATAAATGTGATCATTACCTCGTTGCTGTATAAAAAACACCCGTCGCAGCTGAAATTTGTTTTTATCGATCCCAAAAAAGTTGAGCTGAATATTTATTCGGTGCTGGAAAAACATTACCTGGCAAAACTGCCCGATGCCGAAGAACCGGTGATTACCGATATTCAGAAAGTAAAAAATACGCTGAATTCGATTAATGTGGAAATGGATGCCCGCTATGATCTGTTGAAAGCTGCTCAGGCACGTAACATTAAAGAGTACAATAAAAAATTCATCTCGCGCCGACTGAATCCGGAAAAAGGACACCGTTTTATGCCTTATATTGTGGTGATTATTGATGAGTTTGCCGACCTGATTATGACTGCCGGTAAAGAGATTGAATTGCCAATTGCACGAATTGCACAGCTGGCAAGGGCGGTGGGAATTCATATGATTATTGCCACACAGCGCCCCTCAACCAATATTATTACGGGGGTGATCAAGGCTAACTTCCCGGCGCGAATTGCGTTTAAAGTTGCTTCAATGATCGACTCGCGAACTATTCTCGATTCGCCGGGAGCAAACCAGCTAATCGGGCGCGGAGATATGTTGATTTCTCAGGGTAGTGAAATGACCCGTGTGCAATGTGCTTTTGTCGACACGCCAGAGGTGGAAAAGATCGTTGAATTTATTAGTGAGCAAAGAGGATATCCAACGGCATTTTTGTTGCCCGAATATGCAGGTGACGAGGAGCCCGGGCCGGGAGAGGTGGACTTGCGTAACCGCGATGAATTGTTTGATGACGCTGCGCGCATAGTGGTAATGAACCAAATGGGATCGACTTCAATGATTCAACGGAAATTCTCGATCGGTTATAACCGTGCAGGTCGTTTAATGGATCAGCTGGAAGCTGCCGGAATTGTAGGACCAAGCGAGGGAAGCAAAGCACGACAGGTGTTATTGCAGGATGAATATAGTTTGGAACAGTTATTGAATAGCTTGTAG
- a CDS encoding carbamate kinase, translated as MKKRAVVALGGNAILRGNEDGTIVQQEKNVTDTLENLVPLLRDCYELVLTHGNGPQVGNILMRNDAGEQLYGISPMPLNICVADSQGGIGFMIERMMRNVLNKHGIDKNVISMVTLVEIDANDPAFQNPSKRIGKVYSKTEADKLAEKKDWVFKTTSKSKDGYRRVVPSPSPIDIVNKEIISQLLESGNIVIAAGGGGIPVYFDENNDMRTLDAVIDKDMASGMLATNIHADELYILTDVPFIYKDFGEETQEKLEFLNYSDTKKHLENGTFAEGSMEPKIKACLNFIKNGGSTSIITEATKLADKSYGSKITMEY; from the coding sequence ATGAAGAAACGAGCTGTTGTTGCTTTGGGCGGAAACGCCATTCTGCGGGGTAACGAAGACGGAACCATCGTTCAGCAGGAAAAAAATGTAACCGACACACTTGAAAACCTGGTGCCTTTACTTCGCGATTGTTACGAACTGGTGCTGACACATGGCAACGGACCACAGGTTGGCAACATATTAATGCGTAACGACGCCGGCGAACAACTTTACGGAATTTCCCCCATGCCCTTGAATATTTGCGTGGCCGATTCGCAGGGCGGCATTGGTTTTATGATAGAGCGGATGATGCGCAACGTGCTTAACAAGCACGGCATCGATAAAAATGTCATTTCAATGGTCACACTTGTTGAGATCGATGCCAATGATCCCGCTTTTCAAAATCCATCGAAACGAATCGGGAAAGTTTACAGCAAAACAGAAGCTGATAAATTGGCGGAAAAAAAAGACTGGGTTTTTAAAACGACATCAAAAAGCAAAGATGGCTACCGCAGGGTTGTGCCCTCGCCCTCTCCCATTGATATTGTCAATAAAGAAATCATCAGCCAACTGCTTGAAAGCGGCAATATTGTAATTGCAGCAGGAGGCGGAGGCATTCCGGTTTATTTTGACGAGAACAACGACATGCGCACACTAGATGCCGTAATCGATAAAGACATGGCTTCGGGCATGTTGGCAACCAACATTCATGCAGATGAATTGTATATCCTTACCGATGTGCCTTTTATTTACAAAGACTTTGGCGAGGAAACGCAGGAGAAACTCGAATTTCTAAATTATTCCGACACCAAAAAACATCTTGAAAATGGTACATTTGCTGAAGGAAGTATGGAGCCCAAAATTAAAGCCTGCCTCAACTTTATAAAAAATGGCGGGAGCACAAGTATAATTACCGAAGCCACAAAACTGGCGGACAAAAGTTACGGATCGAAGATAACGATGGAGTATTGA
- the pyk gene encoding pyruvate kinase produces the protein MRKTKIVATISDQRCDVDFIQSLYDAGLNVARINTAHITPESGKVMVDNIKAVSDKIAILVDTKGPEIRTCQTLSDTVVEEGEFVTLSYSGGVLDDVKNICVNYKGFVNDLTVGNKILVDDGDIAFEVVEKHIKYLLCKVGNSGVVKKRKSINVPGVEIKLPSLTERDIEFIRFAVENDLDFIAHSFVRHKEDVSEVQKILDEYNSPIKIIAKIENVEGVENIDQILEDAYGIMVARGDLGIELPEERIPAVQRNLVRRAILFQKPVIIATQMLHTMIEHPRPTRAEVSDVASAIYMGTDAIMLSGETAYGKYPVEAIKAMNRIAQEVEPDRDRRELTVPLKADIPAYLAQSAIRAARELKPDAIITSTTTGKTGRYLASHRSFFPVFVKCHSSRVVRELALSFGIHPSFLETKKNKMKIQKAAVQELVNQGTIKMDDLVIYVGGRFGEDAGASFIEISTADRLFLKPKEIR, from the coding sequence ATGAGAAAGACCAAAATTGTTGCGACAATTTCAGATCAAAGATGTGATGTAGATTTCATTCAGTCGCTTTATGATGCGGGCTTGAACGTAGCCCGTATAAACACCGCCCATATTACACCCGAAAGTGGGAAAGTAATGGTTGACAATATTAAGGCGGTTTCAGATAAAATTGCCATTCTTGTTGACACGAAAGGACCAGAAATAAGAACATGCCAAACGCTTTCAGACACGGTAGTTGAAGAAGGAGAATTTGTTACACTTTCATACTCAGGCGGGGTATTGGATGATGTTAAAAACATTTGCGTTAACTATAAAGGTTTTGTAAACGACTTAACTGTTGGCAACAAAATTCTTGTAGACGATGGCGATATTGCTTTTGAAGTAGTTGAAAAACATATTAAGTATTTATTGTGTAAAGTAGGCAACTCGGGTGTTGTTAAAAAGCGTAAAAGTATTAACGTTCCGGGAGTAGAAATTAAATTACCATCGTTAACCGAACGCGATATCGAATTTATTCGCTTTGCCGTTGAAAACGATCTTGACTTTATCGCTCACTCTTTTGTCCGCCATAAAGAAGATGTTAGCGAAGTTCAAAAGATTTTGGATGAGTATAACAGCCCTATTAAAATAATTGCCAAGATTGAGAACGTGGAAGGCGTTGAGAATATTGACCAGATATTAGAAGACGCTTATGGTATTATGGTGGCTCGTGGCGACCTTGGAATTGAGCTTCCTGAGGAACGGATTCCTGCCGTACAACGAAACCTTGTTCGTCGCGCGATCCTTTTCCAAAAACCTGTTATTATTGCCACACAAATGTTGCATACCATGATTGAGCATCCAAGGCCAACACGCGCCGAGGTGAGCGACGTGGCCAGTGCCATTTACATGGGAACCGATGCAATTATGCTGAGTGGCGAAACAGCTTATGGGAAATACCCTGTTGAAGCCATAAAAGCAATGAATAGAATTGCACAAGAAGTAGAACCCGACCGCGACCGACGCGAGTTAACAGTACCCCTGAAGGCAGATATTCCGGCCTACCTGGCTCAATCGGCTATACGCGCAGCACGCGAGTTAAAACCCGATGCCATTATTACATCCACTACTACAGGAAAAACGGGTCGCTATTTAGCTTCGCATCGTTCATTCTTTCCGGTTTTTGTAAAATGCCATTCATCCCGCGTTGTGCGCGAACTAGCGCTTTCATTCGGAATTCATCCATCTTTCCTTGAAACAAAAAAGAATAAGATGAAGATTCAAAAAGCAGCTGTTCAGGAATTGGTTAACCAGGGAACGATAAAAATGGATGATCTGGTAATTTATGTTGGTGGACGATTTGGTGAGGATGCTGGTGCATCATTCATCGAAATCTCAACTGCTGACAGGTTATTCCTGAAACCAAAAGAAATACGTTAA
- the aroQ gene encoding type II 3-dehydroquinate dehydratase — translation MKLLIINGPNLNLLGVREKSIYGTKSFKSYYEQLKLDFPDLDLTYFQSNVEGELINTLHEHGFSYDGIIINAGAYTHTSVAIRDAIAGIKTPVVEVHISNTLTREDFRHKSIIGPVCKGCIMGFGLESYRLALQSFVN, via the coding sequence ATGAAGCTCTTGATTATCAATGGACCTAATTTAAACCTACTAGGAGTAAGGGAAAAATCGATTTATGGAACAAAAAGTTTTAAAAGTTATTATGAACAATTAAAACTGGATTTCCCGGATCTGGACCTTACTTATTTTCAATCGAACGTTGAGGGCGAATTAATAAATACATTGCACGAACATGGTTTTAGCTACGATGGCATAATTATAAATGCCGGAGCCTACACTCATACCTCGGTTGCCATTCGCGATGCCATTGCAGGAATAAAAACTCCGGTTGTTGAAGTGCATATTTCAAATACACTCACGCGCGAAGATTTCAGACATAAATCAATAATTGGTCCGGTATGTAAAGGATGTATTATGGGTTTTGGGCTTGAATCATATCGATTAGCTCTTCAAAGTTTCGTAAATTGA
- a CDS encoding LolA family protein → MKRIVLMVALAMVATLGWSQDDAKAKKILDELSAKTKDIASMSANFVFSMVNDEMDINETNSGTIKVKGQKYCVQLPNLGAEVFSDGETIWNYMEDGNQVTVSNIDDGSDLMDPSSLFSIYERGFKSEFVDEKTEDGKTLYYINLYPDSDTYDVTKIEVVIDKAEMMIHSATLHSTDGNLYGILVKEMDTNVGFDDSEFVFDVSQHDDVEVIDFR, encoded by the coding sequence ATGAAGAGAATAGTATTGATGGTTGCACTGGCTATGGTGGCAACATTAGGATGGTCGCAAGACGATGCGAAAGCAAAAAAAATTCTGGATGAACTTAGCGCCAAAACAAAAGATATTGCTTCAATGTCGGCTAATTTTGTTTTTTCCATGGTGAACGATGAAATGGATATCAACGAAACCAATTCGGGTACCATAAAAGTTAAAGGTCAGAAGTATTGTGTGCAACTGCCCAACCTGGGAGCAGAAGTTTTTTCGGATGGAGAGACCATTTGGAATTATATGGAAGATGGAAACCAGGTGACCGTATCAAATATAGATGATGGCAGCGACTTGATGGATCCTTCATCCTTGTTTAGTATTTACGAACGTGGTTTTAAGTCTGAATTTGTTGACGAAAAAACAGAAGATGGAAAAACCCTGTATTACATCAATCTTTATCCCGATTCGGATACCTATGATGTAACTAAAATAGAAGTGGTGATTGATAAGGCCGAGATGATGATCCATTCCGCAACATTGCACAGTACCGATGGAAATTTGTACGGAATACTGGTAAAAGAAATGGATACGAATGTCGGTTTTGACGACTCGGAGTTTGTTTTCGATGTATCACAACACGATGATGTAGAGGTAATCGATTTCCGATAG